In Solanum pennellii chromosome 7, SPENNV200, the following are encoded in one genomic region:
- the LOC107025371 gene encoding uncharacterized protein LOC107025371: protein MATGAAGDGLFRGVLDGCISGHDMGIQQRPYHRNCSCKLHKSRGNCSHSSRCTNVSYPIRRSWSESCLSLAAGAYAGASGHSSTCSSPASGVGGSDLTGKKSLVRSTSDEYDDVVLFKV, encoded by the coding sequence atgGCTACGGGAGCTGCCGGCGACGGACTATTCCGAGGAGTATTAGACGGATGTATTTCCGGTCACGATATGGGGATTCAACAGAGACCGTACCACCGGAACTGCAGCTGTAAACTTCATAAATCTCGTGGAAATTGCTCTCATTCTTCTCGTTGTACCAACGTATCTTACCCAATTCGAAGATCGTGGAGCGAAAGCTGTTTATCGTTGGCCGCCGGCGCTTACGCCGGTGCCTCCGGTCATTCATCGACGTGCTCTTCCCCGGCTTCCGGCGTCGGCGGGTCGGATCTCACCGGAAAGAAGAGCTTGGTTCGTTCTACTAGTGATGAATATGACGACGTCGTTTTGTTTAAGGTttga